Below is a window of Haloterrigena alkaliphila DNA.
ATCTACTTGAGATCCCTGCGTTCCGCTGCGATGGCAGGTCGCCTTCCGTTCTACCGGTGAGCTCGGTCTCGTCACAACTGTCGCTCGAACGGTCCAGTCGACTCGAGACGCATTAGCGCAGACGTTTCATCAGTAAATCGTAGACTCGGTGGTTGCGGTCGAGGGGTTCTGTTGAAATCCTAAGGGCGTACAACTCTCTTAGCACGCAGACGGTTTCACGTAGTGGCTTCGTGAAGTATGGACCGTAACTGTGTCATCGGTTATACTGAGGTCAACCCGAACGGTGTTATCGTCGTCGCAAGTCTCGTCAATAGTGCCTGCTGCGTTCGTCGTGGCTTGCAGCGTGTACTCTCCATCAGGGAGACCGTCAATAACAATATATTGACCGGGCAGAGACGAGTCGTACTCGTCAGCCCAGCCGGCACTGATCCCTTGATACTCACAATCGAACTGGGCACTACTATTGGCCGATGAGCGGGTCTGGTACAGATCCCGAAGACAGAACGTCTGTTTTCTGACCGCGCCCGTCCTCTCGCCCGATTCGTCGAGCAGGACATAGTTATTGAAACCTTTCAAGTGCGCGTGACCGTGGGACTCCGAATATTCGAACAGATCCGGGCGGTTCTCGGGACGCCCCAGTTCGGCATCCTCGTCTCCGACGTTGTAGATGATCATGTCGAATCGAAGGAGCCGATGTTCGCCTGGGGTTACAAAGCCGTCTTCAACGTCGGAACTGGACTCATCAAACACCTCTGTTGAAACGCTGAATTCCCTGACGCCTGGAACGAAGTTGACTCCCGATCTGTCCTCACCGTGGTCGTCTTCGGACTGGTTGTCCGCAACGTGGTCGTCCGAGGGCTCAGAGTCGGATTCGCCTGTCGAGGGTGGTGTCTCCGAGTTCTCTTCGTCCGCCGGAGTAGCCTCCTCGTCCGCGGTACCTTCGCCTCCGGTGGCCGCGGAGGCGTCCGTGCTAGTGTCGATGACTGAGAACGGGTTGTCAGCCACAACGCCTCCGAGGGAAATCATGCCGACCCCCGCCACGACAACGAGGAGAACCCCCACCAGTGCCGCTGCACGCTTCCTATCTTTTCTCCATTTTATCTTCATACTTTCTCACCAGACTATACCCGGAGCTAAGCGAGAAGAAATATAGTAAGAATCCTACTAATCACGAAGTAAAACAATAGGCGCGTCCTAACTCATCGGTAACTGGTGAACATCCCTCTCGATCTCGTGTAGTGTCTGAGTCGAGGGTTCACCGTCTCGTATAGTAGTTCGGGGCGTGACTTCGGTCGAATTTCGAGACGTCGATTCCAACGATGCCAGTAGTCGGGCGCAGAGAAACAGAGAAGGTGAGCAGCACTCTTCAACAAAGCCGGTCGAGGGGCTCCTCGAGTCGGTCTGACAGTTCTTCGAGACGCGTTTCGGGCCGGCGAACGTCGACGGCGAGTAGTCGCCGAGAGTCCGACCGAACCGCTCTCGGGAACCGAACGGAATCTCGCTCCCGGTCGAATATCGCGGAAAGACCCGCTGACACGGGGTTTTGTCACGACATCATGTTCGCCAGTACGCTTATCGGGAGAACCGATGTAACACCGATCATGTCCGCCCCCCTCGACCATTCGACGTCCGACGACTGGGGAGATCCGTCCCGAGCCATCATCGAAGCGGTCGCCGCCCGCGAGGGTGTAGACGTCACCGACATCGAGCCGCCAGCCTACGAACCGCTGTTTACCGCCATCAACCCGGAGGCGCTGGACCGACTGTTTCGGAACCCAGCGGAGATGGCGACCGCCCGCGTCGTCCTCGAGTACGAGGGCTACGAGGTGGTCGTCCACGGCGACGGTCGCGTCGAGGTGAGCGATCCCTCCTTCGACCCCGACGGTGTCGGGCAGCCCGTCGAGGACTGACGGTCCGATCTACTCCGCCCAGTACGCTTCGCCCGGTTGCGTCTCGAAGACGGCCCGATCGAGCAGGTCGATCGCCTTCTCGAGGCCCTCCCGGGAACTCGTCAGCGAATCCTCGTGCTCGATGCTCAGCGCGCCGTCGTAGCCGACCATGCGCAGCGTCGAGACGACGTCCTTCCAGTGGGCCTCGCCGTGCCCGTAGCCGACCGACCGGAAGAGCCACGAGCGGTTCGGCTCGTCGTCGTAGGCGGTCGTATCGAGAACGCCCTTCTCGCGGGCCTGCGCGTCGTAGATCTTCGTGTCCTTGGCGTGGAAATGGTGGATCGCGTCGCGCTCGCCGAGGTACCGAATCGCGTCGGTGATCGTGATTCCCTGCCAGTAGAGGTGTGAGGGGTCGAAGTTCGCGCCGATCCGATCGCCCGTCCCCTCGCGCAGTCGGGCCATCCCGTGGGGTTCGTAGACCAGCATGTTCGGGTGCATCTCGATGGCGATATCGACGCCGCGCTCGTCCGCGTAGTCGTCGAGGTCCGACCAGTAGTCGATCGCCCGCTCCCACTGGTAGGCGAGGGCCTCGTCGTGTTCGGGCGGCCACGGTGCGGTGATCCAGTTGGGTACCTCGTCGTTCGGTCCCCCCGCCGGCAGCCCGGAGAAACAGGTGACGACGCCGACCTCGAGCTGGCTCGCGAGCTCGATCGCCTCGCGGAGTTCGGTGTCGGCCTCGTCGGCCCGCTCCGCGTCGGGATGGAGCGGGTTGTTGTGGGTCGCGAGCGCGCTGATCCGCATGTCGTACTCCTCGAGAGCGTTTCGAACCTCCTGCTGGGCGCCCTCGTCGTCGAGGTGTTCGTCCCGTGGGAGGTGGGCCTGGCCGGGGTGGCCGCCGACCCCCGGTTCGATCGCGTCGACGCCGAGTTCGGCCAGGTACGAGAGCGCGCCCTCGAGCGATTCGTCCGCGAGCGGCGGGGTGTGGACACCGATCTCCATACGGAGCGACGCACCACGGCGGGAGAAATAAAACGGGGGCCGGCGAGCGGACGGGAACCGTCTCCAAGCGGCTCCGAACCACACCAGTCGGTCGAAAGAGCCGCGAACGGTGTCATAGCGTCGGCGGTCCGATGCGACGCGGACGGTCTCACAGCGTCGGCGGCCCGGTACGCCGCGGGCGATGTCACAGCGTCGGGGGCCCCGTGCGACGCGGCCGTCGCGCCGTCGTCGATCGAGGGACCGCCCGAACGAGCGACGACGTCGACTCGTAGGCGACGCGGTCGGTCGGCGATTTGGCCGCGACGAGTTTCCAGAACCCGGGCGAGTAGAACGTGATCTCGCATCGCCCGTTGGAATCGGTTCGCGTTCGTTTCGTCCCGGCTTCGACGATCGCTCCCTCGATCGGGTTGTTCCCCTCGTCGCGGACGCGGAGGGTGATCGCTCGCCCCACCGGGACCTCGTGACGGCTGATCTCGAGGACGAGTTGTCGTGTGATCCTCATGCGAGTCAGTACCACATCGGCGCCCAAAACCTCACACCTGCACACGAACGGTGTGACTCCAAACGACGGGACGCGCCCGGGGAAAGGCCGTCCGCGGTGCTCACTCGTCGTCGACGGCGATCGTGTGGCCCTCGTCGCTCGAGCGGTAGATCGCGTCGATGATCCGCTGGACGGTCAGCGCCTCGTCGACGCTGTCGTCCGCGCCGTCGTCGCGACAGATGCGGTCGAAAAACGCTTCCTGTTCTTCCGTGTGGGTATCGTTCTGGTGGGTCTCGACGGACGTATCCTCGAGGTGGTCGGGCCCGACCGTGTTCGCCGAGTGAAGCGAGAGATCCCCCTCGAGCAAGTCGAACCGGGCGGCCGATTCGGTTCCCCGGACGACGAACTCGTGGGTCGACGGCCGGTTGGTCGCCCACGCCACCTCGAGCGAGATCGTTTGATCGCCCGCACACCGGATGAACGCGCTGGCCGAATCGTCGACGTCGAAGCCGGCGGGGCCGGCGTCCTCGCCCCACATGTCGAGATAGGCGTAGTCCTCGCTGTTGCCGAATTCTCCCCGAGCAACGCCGGTTACCTCTTCGACGGTCGGGTAGTCCAGCAGGTAGAGCGCGAGATCGATCGCGTGGACGCCGAGGTCGATGAGGGAGCCGCCGCCGGCGATCTGGCGGCGAGTGAACCACGAACCGCGGCCGGGAATGCCGCGGCGTCGGACGTAGTTGGCCTCGACGTGGGTGATGTCGCCGAGGTCGCCCTGTGCGATCCGGTTGTGGACGATCCGGACCGTGTTCGCGAACCGGTTGTTGAAGCCGACCATAGTGTGGCCGTCGGAGCCGACCGCGGCGTCGGCGATCCGCTGGGCGCTCTCGATCGAGTGGGCCAGGGGCTTCTCCAACAGGACGTGGAGATCGCGATCGAAGGCGTCGACGGCGTACTCCTCGTGGTACTTGTTGGGAGTCGTGATGACGACGGCGTCGATCGTGTCGTACAGTTCGTGGTGGTCCTCGTAGACGTCGACGTCGTATCGGCGGGCGAACCGCGACCGGGCCTCCGTCGCGATGTCCATCCCGCCGACCAGCGGCACCCCGAGTTCGACGAGTCGCTCCGCGTGGTACTGACCGATGTTCCCCAGCCCGACGATTCCCGTTCTGATGTCGCTTCGATCCATTGTCATCCGAGTATCAGTATCGCATTCGCAGTCCGTTCTCGTACCCATACAGTCGATACCGCTATATCGAATTGTTGTACTGGATCACCTTTTGTCCGTTGCCAAACGAGGACAAACCCGGTGAGCCATTCGTCGTCGGCCGCTCGAGTTCCGGCGTCGGCGACAATCCGAGTCCCGGCGTCGGCGGCCGACGGGAGCTCAGCTGTCGGCTTCCGTCGGCGTCGTCCCGGGCTCTCGCTCCGAGCGGTCGGTCAGGCCGTGGAGCAGGGCGTCGCCGGTCGCGGTATCGAAGAGGTGAATCTTCGATCGATCCAGCACGACCTCGACGTCCTGTCCCGCCTCGATCTCCGTGTCGGGGGTGACGCTCATCAGCAGCTGATTCGGTGAGGTGGCTGGATCCTGATCCATCGACCCCTCCGCGGCCTCGGAGAGCAGGAGGTAGATGAAGACCTCGTCGCCCATCGGCTCCAGGACGTCGGTCCGGGCGGGGATCCGATCCGTCGGCGAGGACAGCGAGTCCGCGTACCGGGTCAGGTGGACGTCCTCCGGCCTGACTCCCAGCGTGACGGTGTCGCCGACGGAGACGCCCTGTAGCTGGGTCGGATCGAACTCGACGGTGAAGTTGTTGGTCTCGAGGCCGTTCTCGACGAGGGTCCCCTCGGCGAAGTTCATCGACGGCGAGCCGATGAAGCCCGCGACGAACAGGTTCGTGGGTTCGTTGTAGCAGACCAGCGGCGGGGCGATCTGCTGGAGCTTGCCGTCGTTCAGGACGGCGATCCGGTTGGACATCGTCATCGCCTCGGCCTGATCGTGAGTGACGTAGATGACCGTGGCGTCCAGCTCTCGGTGGAGCCGCTGGAGCTCCGTGCGCATGTGCACTCGGAGCTTCGCGTCTAAGTTCGCCAGCGGCTCGTCCATCAGGAACACGTCCGGATTGCGAACGATCGCGCGGGCGATGCCGACCCGCTGTTGCTGACCGCCGGACATCTCCGCCGGCATCCGGTCTAACATCCCCTCGAGCTGGACGATGTCGGCGGCTTCCTCGACGCGGTGCCGGACCTCCTCGTCGTCGTACTTGCGCAGTCGGAGGCCGAAGGAGATGTTCTCGTAGACGTCCATGTGGGGGAACAGCGCGATGTTCTGGAAGACCATCGCGACCCCGCGGTCCTTGGGGGCGAGATTGGTGACCTCGTCGTCGCCGATGTAGACCCGACCCTCGGTGGGCTGGGTCAGCCCCGCGACCGTCTCCATCGTCGTCGACTTCCCACAGCCCGACGGGCCGACGAAGGTGACGAACTCGCCGTCCTCGACCTCGAGACTGATGTCGTCCACTGCCGTTTCGTCTCCGTATCGTTTCGTGATGTTCTCGAGTCGTACTCGTGCCATTGTGTTACTCCTTGAGTGCTCCTGCGGTGAGTCCGCTGACGATCTTCTCCTGTGCGATGACCACGAGTATCGCGACGGGAATTACTCCGATGATACTCGCGGCGGCCATCAGATGGTAAAGCACCTCGTACTGGCCCTGATAGGCGAGGATCCCGTCGAGGATCGGCGCCCAGTTCTGGGGCTGGCCGTCGGTCATCAGGAACGAGAAGAAGAACTCGTTGTAGGTTGCGATGAACGTCAGCACGCCCGCCGTCGCGACGCCGGGTGCCGACAGCGGGATGATGACCCGGAACAGCGCGCCCAGTCGAGTCGTCCCCTCGACGCGGGCGGCGTCCTCGAGCCCGTCGGGAATCTGCCCGTAGAAGGTCGTGAGGATGAATATCGCGAGCGGCATGAAGATCGCCGACAGCGGCGTCACCAGCGCGAAGGGCGTGTTGTAGAGGGTTCCGTCGCCGGTGATCGGCTCGAGGAAGAAGAACGAGGTGTTGAAGAGGTCGTTCAGCGGGATGAAGAAGGCCGCCGGCGGGAAGAACGAAATCACTAACACCAGCAGCATGAGCGGCGTCCGGCCGGGGAACTCGAGGCGACCGAAGGCGTACCCCGCGAGGCTGGCGACGACGAGGACGACGACCGTCGAGGCCAGCGCGATCACGAAGCTGTTGAACATGTAGACGTGGAACGGGATGACCTCGAAGACCTCGATGAAGGCGCCGGGGTTGAACCCGTTCGGCGTGAAGACGATGTCTTGAAGCTGGCCTTCCGGCGTCAGCGCGACCATGAGCAGCCAGTAGAACGGGAACAGCGTCGTAAAGAGGAAGAAGATCGCCGCGACGTAGAACAGCGCCCGGTAGACTCGTTCGGGGTTCTCGATGGAGTCGGCGGCCCACTGCTGGAGCGGGCCGCGGTCGAGTTCCGCGTCGCGGCCCTCCTTGAGGACGTCCCTGCCCCCGTCGGGACGGCGGAGCGTCGGGTCTCTCGGTCGGTCACCGTCGTCGGTACCGCTGGGGTCGTTCGGATCGGTGGGGTCGTTCGGATCGGACATCAGTACATCCCTCCTTCGGTGTCGCGGAAGAGCACGACGTAGCCGCCGATGATCAGGCCGATGACCAGCGCCGTCGAGAAGGCGACGGCGGCGGCCGTCGCGTAGATTCGCGTCCCGCCGAACATCGCCTCGACGACGAGGCAGGTCAGCGAGGGCACGGTCGTACAGCCGGCGGTCGACTCGATCAGCCCGAAGACGCGCATCGCGTCCATGGTTCGGAACAGCATCGCGACCAGCAGCGCCGGCATCACCAGCGGCAGCGTGATCAGTTTGAACCGCTGCCACGGCGAGGCCCCGGCCACGCGGGCGACGTCGTACAGGCTCCGGTCGACGCTCTGGAGCCCCGCGAGGATCAGCAGGGCCATGAACGCCGAGGACTTCCAGATGTCGGCAACGAGGATGATGATGAACGCGTCCCGGCTGTTGGCCAGCGGCGTTCCGCTGAAGATGCCGAGGCTCTGCATGAGATCGGAGCCGAATCCGACCGTCGGCTGGAACATCAGGAAGAAGATCATCCCCTGGATGACGATCGGGACCGCCCACGGGAGGATGATCGCGACGCGGACCCAGCGCCGGCCGCGGAAGTCCTGATCGAGCACGTATGCCTGTCCGAACCCGATCAGCGTCTCCATAACGACGCTGATGATCGCGAACGCGAGCGTGACGAACAGCGCCTGCTGGAAGAACGGCGTCCCGAGTTCGATGAAGGGGAACGAACCGGTCAGCCCGACGTCGAGGAACTGTCGAGCCAGCTGCGCGTTCCCGGTGAGGATGTCGACGTAGTTCTCGATGCCGACGAACCCGCCGAGCGGGTCCATACCCCGCGTCTGATCGGCCCGGAGCGACATGATGAACGTCTGAATCATCGGATAGAACGCGACGAGCGTCAACAACGCGAACGCCGGCAGCAACAACAGGTACGCGTAGGCCGCCTCGCTCAGGCCCTCCATCCAGTTGACGACGGCATTGCCGCTGCGTTCTCGATCCTGACTCCGTCCGGATTCGTCGCCGGTCAGTACGTCCGTATCGGTATCAGTTGCCATTCGTTGGTACCTCCGATTCGCTCTGCTGGAGTTCTTCGGCGAGGTCGTTCATCGCCGCCGTGGGCGAACTCGCACCGCGGTACGCCGCGTTGACCGATTGGTAGATCAGCGGCGACTCAGCGGGCCAGATGTCGGTGGCCGGCCGCGGAATCGCGTTGTCGCTGGCCGCCTGCACGACGTCGCCGTAGCGGGCGACCGGGCCGACGTCGTCCGGGCTGGCCTCCGCGACCAGATCGAGATTCGGCGGGAGGTATCCCCCGAGTTCGAAGATCGTGAGCATCACCTCTTCGCTGGCGAACGCCTCGAGGACCTGCAGCGCTTCCTCCTTGCGGTCCGAGAACGGGCTCACGACCAGGTTCCAGCCGCCGAGTGCCGCGGCGGTACCGCCGGTGCCGTCGTACTCGGCCTCCGCTTCGGGGACCCCGACCGGACTCGTCGTGACGCCGAGGTCCTCACCGAAGGCCTCCTCCGCGCCGGTCTGGGAGATCGCGAACGACCAGTTCCGGTTCGAGACGGCGTTGCCGGCATCGAACGGGCTGAGCGACTCCTGTTCGGTCCACTGGACGATCGCCGACGGAGAAATCTGAGCGTAGCCGTCGAGGGTGTTCTGGTTCTCTCCCTCGATGAACGAGCGCATCATCCGAATCGCGTCGATGACCGGCTGTTCGTCGACGGTGATCGGCCGGTCGCCGGCGGTGAAGAGGTTGTCCACGCCGCCGAAGTACGCCCCGCCCCAGCTCGTCATCACCTCGTTGAACGTACAGCAGGAGAGCCCCTCGTAGGCGGCCGCCTGCGTCGTGTACCCGTAGTCGAGTCCGGCCTGGTCCCTCGCGTCGCGGACCGCGTTCGCGAACTCCTCCCACCGAGGCGGATCGGTCGCCCAGCTACTGGTGTCGTAGCCGGCGTCCTCGATCAGGTCCTGTCTGTAGAGGGTAAACCCGAGGTCCGGAAACAGCGGCAGTCCGTGGAGGTCTCCGGACTCGGGATGGCGAGCCGTCTCGAGGATCGCGTCGAGGTAGTTCTCGTCGACGAACGAGACCGTCTCCTCGGAGAGTTCTTCGGTCAGGTTGACCGTCTGATTGCGCAGGACGAACGGGACCGTCCAGCCGCTGTCCATCATGTGAATGTCCGGCGGGGCGCGACCCGCCTCGAGCGCCGCTTGCGCCGTCTGCATCCGCGATGCGGAGTCGCTGACGACGGTCTGAATTTCGAGGCGGATATCCTCGTCGAGGCCGGCGTCCCAGAGCGCCTGCTGGACCGAGGGCCCGTCACCGTCGCTGTGTATGATTCCTTCGACACCCGAATCTGCCGTCAGTACCACTGTCCCCGGCGTCCGACCCCGGCCGAGACAGCCGGCGACGGCCACCGTCCCCACTGCGGCCGACGCTGACGCGGTCTTCAGGAACGACCGTCGCCCGAGGCGAGACCGGTCGTTTCGACCGGCGGTATCGCGTCCCATGACCAGTGGGTCGTCCACACTATAGGACTTAGATGTTGGCAATAAATGATGTACTACGGTGTGACAGTCACAATAGCGGCGTCATTACGGCTTCTTTGTCTGTGATCGCAGATTAGCGGCGAGACGAAAAGCGGGTCACTTCCGGAACGAGATTTCGGGCAATCGGCCATTGTCGATCGGGGTCGGCAGGTGCCGGCCGATGAGCGATATTCCAGCGGACTGACATCAATCGGAACAGGTATCGACTCGGACCGACGTCGGGTTCGGGTGCGTCCCGGGACGTGTTCGGGAGCGTTACTGACGGACGCGACCGGGTCCGTGAGTCGAGTCGCGATGACGACGGGATCGGAGACGATGCGACGGGATCGGAGACGATGCGACGGCGACGGGACCCGTCGGACGCCGCCGCCCGCTCAGTCCTCGAGCGCCGGCGGTTCGTTGCGGCCGATATGGATCTCGTGGGCTTCGACGTCCTCGAGGGCGGCGACGCGACCACCGATCGAGAGCTGCTCGCCCGACTCCGTCTCGATGGTGAGGCTGGCGACCTCCTCGCTGACCTCGAAGGAGACGTCGAGAATGCGCCCGCGGACGACGCGCGGACCGCCGACCTCGACGTCCCGGCCCTCGATGGTCGCGTAGAACTCGCCGCCTTCCTCCATCACGTCCTTGACACAACGGCGGATCGACGCGTACTTGCGGGGGTAGGTCCGGGCGGTGCCGTCCTCGCCGAGGGTTCGTTCGGCGGTCGTCCAGAGGACGGTGCCGAAGAAGCCCGAGACCAGAAAGCCCAGCGCCGAGCGGTTGAAGATGACGCCGTAGCGGTCCTGATCGTCGCGTAGCGCGTCCTGGGTCGCGTAGATCGAGTAGTTGCCGTCGGCGACGGCGACGACCGGCGTCGTGATTCCGCGTCGCGCGCGGGCGGTCGTGGCGACCGCGAGGTAGTCGAACTCGGCCGGGTCGGGCGCCTCGCTGGCCGGCGTCACGATCAGGTCGACGCTGACGCCGGCGTCGACGGTCGCCTTCAGTTCCTCCTCGAAGCGAGTCAGCAGGTCCGGTGTCAGCGACAGGGAGAGTTCGTACTCCGCGGCGTCGATGACCTCCTCGAGGTATCGCAGAATCGTCGACCGGGACTTGACCAGCGAGACGGCTTCCGTGTCCCGGGCGGGGGCGGTGTAGCGGGCCTCGAGCTCGTCGATCATGCTCTCGAGGGAGTTCTGGACGTTCTCGAAGGCCTCCCCGGGATCGATCGCGACGACTTTCATCGGGCGCGACTCCCGGAGTTCGACCAGTCCGCGGTCGCTGAGGCTACGGACGGTGTCGTAGACTCGCGGCTGTGGAATGTCGGTTCGGTCGGCGATTTCGCTGGCGGTGAGTTGCCCCTGCTCGAGGACGGTCAAGTAGGCGTCGATCTCGTACTCGCCGAGATTGAACCGCTCGCCGACCTGCTCGACGGTCGAACGGAGTTCGTCTGGTGCCATACGAGACCGTACGCTCCCGACGGATAAGTGATTTATTATACACCGAGTAGCACCTGTTTTCGAAATCGGGTTGTTCGACCCCCGCGCCGAGTTACCACGAATCAACGCGAGCCTGACAGTCAGAACGCTTAACCACAGTGAGCCAGAGTGTGTTGCCATGCGCGGGGTGTTGCAGGCCAACGAGAACGAGGCCAACCAGAGTGAGGCCAGTGAAGCGGCCGAAGGGATCCGAGGCGTGCTACCGTTCGACGTCTCCCAGACCACCGTCGACATCGTCCTCGCGCTCTTCGTGGTCGTCGTCGGCTGGTACCTCTCGAAGTACGTCGTTCGGATCGCCGGACGAACCGTCGCCCGCCGGATCGAACGACCCAGCGTCACCAGGACCGTCCTTCGGGCCGTCAGACTCTCGGTGCTGTTGCTCTCCCTGTTCGTCGCCGCGGGCATTCTCGGCGTCGGCGACACGCAGATCCTCCTCTCGGTGACCGTCATCTCGGCGGTCGTCGCAGTCGTCCTCGCACCGCTGGTCGGGAGCCTGATCAACGGCTTCTTCGTGCTCGCCGATCGGCCCTACGAGATCGGCGACATGATAGAGGTCCCCGACCAAGGCCACCGCGGGTTCGTCGAGGACATCACCATTCGGTACACCAAGATCTTCACCCTCCAGAACACGTTCATCGTGATCCCGAACTCCGCCATTCAGGAACGTGACGTGATCAACTTCTCCGCCGAAGACGAGCGAACCCGGATCTCGCTCGGATTCGACATCACCTACGGCAGCGACCTCAAGGCCGCGCGACGCCAGGCAGAGCGGGCCGCGCGCAGCGTCGATATAGTCATCTCCGGCGGGCCGGACATTCGGATCGGCAGCGCGCGGTACGGCGCGGCGCCGCTCTGTAATATCGCCGAGTACGGAGATCACGGGATCGCACTCGAGCTCTTCTTCTGGGTCAAACACCCCTACAAGCTGAACATCGCCCGCTCGGAGGTGCAGACTGCGCTCCGCGAGCGATACGCGGATATCGACGTCGAGTTCGCCTACCCGCGACGCCACCACGTCTTCGACGAGACCAGCGGCGTCGCACGAGTGGCCGTCGACGACGGCGACGCCCGGCGACCGACCGCCGATTCGCCCGTCGAACCGGGCACCCGCCCGGACGCCGAGGACGGAACCGAGGCCGGCGAGTCGGGCGATCGGTGACGCTGGGGCTTGGTTCGATTCTCGCGGTCGCTGCTTCGATGCGTCGACCACTCACCGTGACTCGAGTCATCGTCTCCCACCGACCCGAAACGGGGGCCGTCCTTTATCCGCTTTCCCCGCGAAGTCGGGGGTAGTCGACAGATGTACGACGACATCCTCATTCCGACCGACGGGAGCGAGACGATTTCGGAGACGCTGACTCACGGGCTGCCGATCGCCGAGCGCGACGCCGCGACGGTCCACGCGCTGTACGTAGTCGACAGCCGGGTCACCGCCGCGGCCACCGACGAGACGGGACCCGAACTCGAGCGGTCGCTCGAGGCGGAGGGTCGCGATGCCGTCGCCGACGTCGAAGACGCGGCGGCCGACCGCGGGCTGGAGACGGTCGGCGAGGTCCGGAAGGGGACCCCGTCGAAGGCGATCCTCGAGTACGCCGACGAGCGCGGGATCGACCTGATCGTCATCGGGACTCGCGGGAAGAGCCCCCGGGAGAAGGTCGCCTCGCTGGGCAGCGTCTCGGAGCGGGTCGTCGACAACGCGTCGATTCCGGTGTTCGTCGTGCGCGACGCGGGCGCGGAGTGAGAAAACGGCGACTCAGGCGTGGGCGCTTTCGACCGTGATGACCTCG
It encodes the following:
- a CDS encoding mechanosensitive ion channel family protein is translated as MRGVLQANENEANQSEASEAAEGIRGVLPFDVSQTTVDIVLALFVVVVGWYLSKYVVRIAGRTVARRIERPSVTRTVLRAVRLSVLLLSLFVAAGILGVGDTQILLSVTVISAVVAVVLAPLVGSLINGFFVLADRPYEIGDMIEVPDQGHRGFVEDITIRYTKIFTLQNTFIVIPNSAIQERDVINFSAEDERTRISLGFDITYGSDLKAARRQAERAARSVDIVISGGPDIRIGSARYGAAPLCNIAEYGDHGIALELFFWVKHPYKLNIARSEVQTALRERYADIDVEFAYPRRHHVFDETSGVARVAVDDGDARRPTADSPVEPGTRPDAEDGTEAGESGDR
- a CDS encoding universal stress protein; the protein is MYDDILIPTDGSETISETLTHGLPIAERDAATVHALYVVDSRVTAAATDETGPELERSLEAEGRDAVADVEDAAADRGLETVGEVRKGTPSKAILEYADERGIDLIVIGTRGKSPREKVASLGSVSERVVDNASIPVFVVRDAGAE
- a CDS encoding extracellular solute-binding protein → MGRDTAGRNDRSRLGRRSFLKTASASAAVGTVAVAGCLGRGRTPGTVVLTADSGVEGIIHSDGDGPSVQQALWDAGLDEDIRLEIQTVVSDSASRMQTAQAALEAGRAPPDIHMMDSGWTVPFVLRNQTVNLTEELSEETVSFVDENYLDAILETARHPESGDLHGLPLFPDLGFTLYRQDLIEDAGYDTSSWATDPPRWEEFANAVRDARDQAGLDYGYTTQAAAYEGLSCCTFNEVMTSWGGAYFGGVDNLFTAGDRPITVDEQPVIDAIRMMRSFIEGENQNTLDGYAQISPSAIVQWTEQESLSPFDAGNAVSNRNWSFAISQTGAEEAFGEDLGVTTSPVGVPEAEAEYDGTGGTAAALGGWNLVVSPFSDRKEEALQVLEAFASEEVMLTIFELGGYLPPNLDLVAEASPDDVGPVARYGDVVQAASDNAIPRPATDIWPAESPLIYQSVNAAYRGASSPTAAMNDLAEELQQSESEVPTNGN
- the trmB gene encoding HTH-type sugar sensing transcriptional regulator TrmB, whose amino-acid sequence is MAPDELRSTVEQVGERFNLGEYEIDAYLTVLEQGQLTASEIADRTDIPQPRVYDTVRSLSDRGLVELRESRPMKVVAIDPGEAFENVQNSLESMIDELEARYTAPARDTEAVSLVKSRSTILRYLEEVIDAAEYELSLSLTPDLLTRFEEELKATVDAGVSVDLIVTPASEAPDPAEFDYLAVATTARARRGITTPVVAVADGNYSIYATQDALRDDQDRYGVIFNRSALGFLVSGFFGTVLWTTAERTLGEDGTARTYPRKYASIRRCVKDVMEEGGEFYATIEGRDVEVGGPRVVRGRILDVSFEVSEEVASLTIETESGEQLSIGGRVAALEDVEAHEIHIGRNEPPALED